A region of Mustela lutreola isolate mMusLut2 chromosome 17, mMusLut2.pri, whole genome shotgun sequence DNA encodes the following proteins:
- the LOC131819121 gene encoding paired immunoglobulin-like type 2 receptor beta isoform X3 has translation MGLFLLLSLLLLPSRLQAGRSAECDSTNYGINQPDRLSAPEGGSVRIPFAFYHDWDLAPDPRVSVALRRTHFHGPVIYNSTQPFIHKDYRNRISLELSPGRRLGSLQISNLQEKDGNLYFCRIQVETLRCGKRVCQALNGTKLTITPALEMTTTAPTTAAPMTTAPTSGVLEGNWSSAPSMGVGPMVIVTLADIVLKIAILGLILYLRWKRSKG, from the exons ATGGGTCTGTTCCTGCTGCtgtctctgctgctgctgccgtcACGTCTGCAGGCTG GTAGATCAGCAGAGTGTGATTCAACTAACTACGGAATCAACCAACCAGACCGCCTCTCAGCCCCCGAGGGTGGCTCCGTCCGCATCCCTTTCGCCTTCTATCACGACTGGGACTTAGCCCCGGATCCCAGAGTGAGTGTAGCCTTGAGACGGACACACTTCCATGGGCCGGTCATCTACAACAGTACTCAGCCTTTCATCCATAAGGACTACAGGAACCGGATCTCCCTTGAATTATCACCGGGTCggaggttgggctccctgcagaTATCGAACCTGCAGGAGAAGGATGGGAATTTGTACTTTTGCCGGATCCAAGTGGAAACATTAAGATGCGGCAAGAGGGTGTGTCAGGCCCTCAACGGGACCAAACTCACCATCACCCCCG CTCTCGAGATGACCACCACGGCCCCCACGACCGCTGCCCCCATGACCACTGCCCCCACCAGTGGTGTCTTGGAAGGCAACTGGAGCTCAGCACCTTCAATGGGTGTAGGACCTATGGTCATAGTTACACTGGCTGACATTGTGCTCAAAATTGCAATTTTGGGACTGATACTCTACCTCAGATGGAAGAGGAGCAAAG GATGA
- the LOC131819121 gene encoding paired immunoglobulin-like type 2 receptor beta isoform X1 — translation MGLFLLLSLLLLPSRLQAGRSAECDSTNYGINQPDRLSAPEGGSVRIPFAFYHDWDLAPDPRVSVALRRTHFHGPVIYNSTQPFIHKDYRNRISLELSPGRRLGSLQISNLQEKDGNLYFCRIQVETLRCGKRVCQALNGTKLTITPALEMTTTAPTTAAPMTTAPTSGVLEGNWSSAPSMGVGPMVIVTLADIVLKIAILGLILYLRWKRSKEKDEKADGRGCCPRALRLLASCSLS, via the exons ATGGGTCTGTTCCTGCTGCtgtctctgctgctgctgccgtcACGTCTGCAGGCTG GTAGATCAGCAGAGTGTGATTCAACTAACTACGGAATCAACCAACCAGACCGCCTCTCAGCCCCCGAGGGTGGCTCCGTCCGCATCCCTTTCGCCTTCTATCACGACTGGGACTTAGCCCCGGATCCCAGAGTGAGTGTAGCCTTGAGACGGACACACTTCCATGGGCCGGTCATCTACAACAGTACTCAGCCTTTCATCCATAAGGACTACAGGAACCGGATCTCCCTTGAATTATCACCGGGTCggaggttgggctccctgcagaTATCGAACCTGCAGGAGAAGGATGGGAATTTGTACTTTTGCCGGATCCAAGTGGAAACATTAAGATGCGGCAAGAGGGTGTGTCAGGCCCTCAACGGGACCAAACTCACCATCACCCCCG CTCTCGAGATGACCACCACGGCCCCCACGACCGCTGCCCCCATGACCACTGCCCCCACCAGTGGTGTCTTGGAAGGCAACTGGAGCTCAGCACCTTCAATGGGTGTAGGACCTATGGTCATAGTTACACTGGCTGACATTGTGCTCAAAATTGCAATTTTGGGACTGATACTCTACCTCAGATGGAAGAGGAGCAAAG AAAAGGATGAGAAGGCGGATGGCAGAGGCTGCTGTCCTCGGGCACTCAGGCTTCTAGCTTCCTGCTCACTGTCCTAG
- the LOC131819121 gene encoding paired immunoglobulin-like type 2 receptor beta isoform X2, with amino-acid sequence MGLFLLLSLLLLPSRLQAGRSAECDSTNYGINQPDRLSAPEGGSVRIPFAFYHDWDLAPDPRVSVALRRTHFHGPVIYNSTQPFIHKDYRNRISLELSPGRRLGSLQISNLQEKDGNLYFCRIQVETLRCGKRVCQALNGTKLTITPALEMTTTAPTTAAPMTTAPTSGVLEGNWSSAPSMGVGPMVIVTLADIVLKIAILGLILYLRWKRSKALKVLELHSTYQPGSLKATVLH; translated from the exons ATGGGTCTGTTCCTGCTGCtgtctctgctgctgctgccgtcACGTCTGCAGGCTG GTAGATCAGCAGAGTGTGATTCAACTAACTACGGAATCAACCAACCAGACCGCCTCTCAGCCCCCGAGGGTGGCTCCGTCCGCATCCCTTTCGCCTTCTATCACGACTGGGACTTAGCCCCGGATCCCAGAGTGAGTGTAGCCTTGAGACGGACACACTTCCATGGGCCGGTCATCTACAACAGTACTCAGCCTTTCATCCATAAGGACTACAGGAACCGGATCTCCCTTGAATTATCACCGGGTCggaggttgggctccctgcagaTATCGAACCTGCAGGAGAAGGATGGGAATTTGTACTTTTGCCGGATCCAAGTGGAAACATTAAGATGCGGCAAGAGGGTGTGTCAGGCCCTCAACGGGACCAAACTCACCATCACCCCCG CTCTCGAGATGACCACCACGGCCCCCACGACCGCTGCCCCCATGACCACTGCCCCCACCAGTGGTGTCTTGGAAGGCAACTGGAGCTCAGCACCTTCAATGGGTGTAGGACCTATGGTCATAGTTACACTGGCTGACATTGTGCTCAAAATTGCAATTTTGGGACTGATACTCTACCTCAGATGGAAGAGGAGCAAAG